From the genome of Methanofollis sp. UBA420:
GCCTGCCTCTGGAGACGGGCCCAGTGTTTGGCCAGGATGCCGTGGACCCACATCGTCATCTCGAACTTCAGGAAGGTGACGTCACCCCGTGGATCGTGGCTGCCGGGCTCGACAGGGTTGCCCTCGGCGTCGGTGGCGCCGCTCGCGTCCACCACATGGAGGATGGCGTCGGCCTCCCTGAGGTTGTCCAGGAACTGGTTGCCAAGGCCCCTGCCCTTGTGGGCGTCGGGGACGAGCCCGGCGACGTCGACGAAGGCGACAGGCACGAAGCGCACGCCGTCGTGGCACTGGGTGCAGCCCTCGATGCCAAGCGTCTTGCACGGGCAGGTGGTGCGCACATAGGCGACGCCGTGGTTCGCGTCGATGGTGGTGAAGGGATAGTTGGCGATCTCGACCTGCGCCATGGTTGCGGCCTTAAAAAATGTGGATTTGCCGCAGTTTGGTTTTCCGGCCAATGCTAGCGTAATCATAACAATTCTCTTTTACGTTTGCACTCTTATTAATCTGGTACCATGGGATACAGCACGAGGAATACCTATTATTTCGACGCACCGGGCGCGGCGAACACGGAGGACGCCGCCCGCTTCGCGGTTGAGCGCGCACGCGAGGAGGGGATCGGCACCGTCATCGTGGCGAGTTGCACCGGAAAGACGGCCCTCGCCTTCCTCCAGGCGATGAAGGGGACCGGCCTTCGCCTGGTGGTGGTGACCCATGCCGTCGGCTTCTCCGCACCGGGCGTCTGGGAGTTCGACCAGGCGGCCGCGGAGACCCTCAGGGCGGCAGGGGCCGCGGTCGTCACCGGGACGCACGTCCTCTCCGGTCTTGAGCGCGCGATCTCCCGGTCGCCGAAACTCGGGGGCGCGTCGCGGACCGAGGCGATCGCCGAGTCCCTCCGCCGGACCGTCGCCGTCGGCCTGAAAGTGGCCGTCGAGTGCTGCCTCATCGCCGCGGACCAGGGCGCGGTCAGGGTGGACGAGGAGGTTGTGGCAGTCGGCGGGACGGCGACGGGCGCGGACACGGTCTGCGTGATCAGGCCGGCCCACACCGCGGCCTTCTTCGACCTCCAGGTGCGCGAGATCGTCGCCATGCCCAGGAACCGGTGATCGGGTGTTCGGGTCATTGCAGGAGGCGTTCAGCCTCCTTATCAGGGTCCCCCTGGTCTGGACGACCGGGATCATCATGGGCGCGGCCTTCGGTATCGACCTCATGCTGGAGTTCTCGGGGGAGACGTTCTTTGCCGGGAAGGTCCTCCTCTTCGGCCTCCTCGTCCTCCCCTTCTTTGTCGCGGGGGCCCTCGGGGCGATGCACAGGAAGGACGGGAGCCTCGCCGCCTTCCTGGAGGAAGGGAAGAAGGGCTACTTCAGGGTCCTCCTCCCGGCCATCGTCCTCGTCTTTGCGGCCGCCGTGACCCTCCTCCTCCTCGCCGCCCCGGTCGCCCTCTTCACCGGCGAGAGCGCAGTCGGGGCGATCAGCTCGGCGGTCATGGGAGTGGCCCTCTCCTTCGCCTTCTTCGCGTACTTCTACGACGCCGCGGCGGTGACGGAGGAACTCGGCGTCTTCGCCTCCATCCAGAGGAGCGCGGCCCTGGTCTTCACCGACCTCTGGAACGTGCTCCTCTTCTATGCGGCGAACATCGCGGCATTCATCGGCATGGGCTTTGCAGCGCTCTTCCTCCTGACAGCCCTGCTCTACGATAAACTCGCACCGATCGTCGAGAGCGGCGAGACCTTCGCCTTTGACGCCGTCAATGCCACCGCGACCCAGGCAGAGTTCGCCGCCATCCTCGGGCCCGACGGCGTCTGGGCGACCGCCCTCGTCTACGCCCTCTTCATCGCCGTCTTCGTCCCCTTCGCCCTCGCCTTCAAGGCTGCCTTCTATTCCCGACACATCAGGGAGGCCGAGGAGGAGAAGGTCGTGGGCGAGTACGACGAGAAGGGCCGGTGGTACAGGTACTGAAAGAGTATCACTCTTTTTTTCGGGGCGGGTTTTTTCCGCCGTTTCTTCGGGGCGGGAAGACGTTCACTATCCGAGATGAGGGATGCGAGAGTCAGGGTTCATGAGATGACGGAGGCTTTCGAGCGATGTAACCCGAGAAAGAGCGACGATCTATTGCCTTCCCTGAACACAGGCCGGGGGACTAACGCCCCCGAACCCCCGACCTAAGATTGGTCCGGGGAAGAGTGAACAGGAGATCCGAGGGAGGAAGATTGTCATGTCCCCGCCTATCCTGAGCGGGCTGCGAACGGAGTGAGCACAAGAAAATTTCTGATTTTCGAGTGACGACCGAAGGGAGTCGAGAATACGGGAAATGCAAAGCATTTCCCTGTTCACGCACATCTTCGATGTGCAACGCACGGAAGATCGAAGATCTTCCTGTTCCGGCAGATCTCCGATCTGCCAGGGGGCGAAGACCTTCGCTGTAGTCCCCCGGTGGAGAGCACCTATTCACTGCATTCCCTTCAGACACAGACCGTGATTTTCATCACCCCGAACCCTCTCTTTAGGATTGGTAGGGGGAAGAGATTCAGAGAATTGAGGGATGAGTAACCACTTCGTCCCTATTTTTAGTTGTCCGGCCCTGAGAAAGAAGAGAGAGCAGCAGTTCCCGCCATCCAAAAGCCTAGACCACCATAAACGCGAGCAAAAATGCCGCCACGCCGCCTGCCAGGGTGGCGGCGAGGTTCGTGCCCGCATTCCCGAAGACCCCCCTGTTCTCCAGGGTCGCCCCGACGACGCTGTCC
Proteins encoded in this window:
- a CDS encoding pyruvate kinase alpha/beta domain-containing protein; this encodes MGYSTRNTYYFDAPGAANTEDAARFAVERAREEGIGTVIVASCTGKTALAFLQAMKGTGLRLVVVTHAVGFSAPGVWEFDQAAAETLRAAGAAVVTGTHVLSGLERAISRSPKLGGASRTEAIAESLRRTVAVGLKVAVECCLIAADQGAVRVDEEVVAVGGTATGADTVCVIRPAHTAAFFDLQVREIVAMPRNR